Proteins encoded within one genomic window of Macrotis lagotis isolate mMagLag1 chromosome 3, bilby.v1.9.chrom.fasta, whole genome shotgun sequence:
- the LOC141516901 gene encoding olfactory receptor 5W2-like isoform X2: MDIHCSLNEFILLGITSVPELKLVLFVLFLIIYLIILISNFGMIILIRSDPQLHLPMYFFLSHMSFCDLCYSSAIIPKMLVDFFAKDKSISFTGCALQFYFFCSFADSECLLLAVMAFDRYMAISNPLLYTVNMSSRICYLLIAGVYMVAMVDALIHTTLTFTLNFCRSNEINHFFCDIPPLLLISCSDTHVNELVLFTVFGFIEVVTISGVLISYCYIILSVLKIRSTAGRWKAFSTCISHLTAVAIFQGTLLFMYFRPSSAYSLDQDKMTSLFYTLVIPMLNPLIYSLRNKDVKEALGKLRKKICF, from the exons ATGGATATCCATTGTTCTCTCA ATGAA TTCATTCTCTTGGGAATCACCAGTGTTCCTGAGTTAAAACTGGTCCTCTTTGTTCTCTTTCTCataatttatttgattattcTTATATCCAATTTTGGGATGATCATCTTAATCAGGTCAGATCCCCAACTCCATTTGCCCATGTACTTTTTCCTTAGCCACATGTCCTTCTGTGACCTCTGCTACTCCTCAGCCATTATTCCCAAGATGCTGGTAGACTTCTTTGCCAAAGACAAATCGATTTCCTTCACTGGTTGTGCCCTGCAGTTCTATTTCTTCTGCTCCTTTGCAGATTCAGAGTGTTTGCTATTAGCAGTAATGGCTTTTGATCGTTACATGGCTATAAGTAACCCTCTGCTTTATACCGTAAATATGTCAAGCCGGATTTGTTATTTATTGATTGCAGGTGTCTACATGGTGGCTATGGTGGATGCTCTAATTCATACCACATTAACATTCACATTGAATTTCTGCAGATCCAATGAAATCAATCATTTCTTCTGTGATATTCCTCCTCTTTTATTAATCTCTTGTTCTGATACACATGTCAATGAGTTAGTGCTCTTCACTGTTTTTGGTTTCATTGAAGTAGTTACCATTTCAGGAGTTCTCATCTCTTACTGCTACATCATCTTGTCTGTGTTGAAGATCCGCTCAACTGCGGGCAGATGGAAAGCTTTTTCCACCTGTATCTCCCACTTAACTGCTGTTGCTATCTTCCAAGGGACTCTTCTTTTCATGTACTTCAGACCAAGTTCTGCCTATTCATTAGACCAAGATAAAATGACATCCCTGTTTTATACTCTTGTCATCCCCATGTTAAACCCTTTGATTTATAGTTTGAGAAATAAAGATGTGAAGGAAGCCCTGGGcaaactaagaaagaaaatatgcttttaa
- the LOC141516901 gene encoding olfactory receptor 5W2-like isoform X1: MEKNYSIPTEFILLGITSVPELKLVLFVLFLIIYLIILISNFGMIILIRSDPQLHLPMYFFLSHMSFCDLCYSSAIIPKMLVDFFAKDKSISFTGCALQFYFFCSFADSECLLLAVMAFDRYMAISNPLLYTVNMSSRICYLLIAGVYMVAMVDALIHTTLTFTLNFCRSNEINHFFCDIPPLLLISCSDTHVNELVLFTVFGFIEVVTISGVLISYCYIILSVLKIRSTAGRWKAFSTCISHLTAVAIFQGTLLFMYFRPSSAYSLDQDKMTSLFYTLVIPMLNPLIYSLRNKDVKEALGKLRKKICF; the protein is encoded by the coding sequence ATGGAGAAAAATTACTCCATCCCAACTGAGTTCATTCTCTTGGGAATCACCAGTGTTCCTGAGTTAAAACTGGTCCTCTTTGTTCTCTTTCTCataatttatttgattattcTTATATCCAATTTTGGGATGATCATCTTAATCAGGTCAGATCCCCAACTCCATTTGCCCATGTACTTTTTCCTTAGCCACATGTCCTTCTGTGACCTCTGCTACTCCTCAGCCATTATTCCCAAGATGCTGGTAGACTTCTTTGCCAAAGACAAATCGATTTCCTTCACTGGTTGTGCCCTGCAGTTCTATTTCTTCTGCTCCTTTGCAGATTCAGAGTGTTTGCTATTAGCAGTAATGGCTTTTGATCGTTACATGGCTATAAGTAACCCTCTGCTTTATACCGTAAATATGTCAAGCCGGATTTGTTATTTATTGATTGCAGGTGTCTACATGGTGGCTATGGTGGATGCTCTAATTCATACCACATTAACATTCACATTGAATTTCTGCAGATCCAATGAAATCAATCATTTCTTCTGTGATATTCCTCCTCTTTTATTAATCTCTTGTTCTGATACACATGTCAATGAGTTAGTGCTCTTCACTGTTTTTGGTTTCATTGAAGTAGTTACCATTTCAGGAGTTCTCATCTCTTACTGCTACATCATCTTGTCTGTGTTGAAGATCCGCTCAACTGCGGGCAGATGGAAAGCTTTTTCCACCTGTATCTCCCACTTAACTGCTGTTGCTATCTTCCAAGGGACTCTTCTTTTCATGTACTTCAGACCAAGTTCTGCCTATTCATTAGACCAAGATAAAATGACATCCCTGTTTTATACTCTTGTCATCCCCATGTTAAACCCTTTGATTTATAGTTTGAGAAATAAAGATGTGAAGGAAGCCCTGGGcaaactaagaaagaaaatatgcttttaa